The Edaphobacter flagellatus sequence GAGCTCGACTTCGATCTCGGCACAGATGCGCCCCTGCTTCTGCGCTCGCAGCAGCAAACTTTCCAGCACCGGTAACAGAGACTGGGCCTCGTCGAGAGTGAAGGTCCTGCTCACGCCCCTGTCTCCTTCAAGCTTTGACCTCAAGCATGCGGTCGAGAGCGACCTTGGCCCAGTGCTTTACGTCATCGTCTACCTTTATGCGATTGACGACGTTGCCCTGTACCAGATTCTCCAGCGACCAGGCTAGATGCTGCGGTGAGATACGGTACATCGTCGTGCACAGGCAACCGGAGTCATCGAGTGTGATGATTTTCTTACCCAGCGGAGCGAATCGCTTCGCCATGCGATTGACGAGGTGGATCTCCGTGCCGACGGCAAAGCTCGCGCCTTCGGGAGCCTTCTCAATCACATCGATGATGCGTTCCGTTGATCCGATAGCGTCGGCTTTCTGGCAAACCTCCCAGCGGCATTCGGGATGCACGATGACCTGCATGTCGGGGTAAGTCGCACGAATACGATCGACATGCTCCGGCAGAAAGCGTTGATGCACCGAGCAGTGTCCCTTCCACAGGATGACCTTCGCGGCTTTGAGCCGATCAGGCATTACGCCGCCGTTGATCTGGTAGGGGTCCCATACGACCATCTCGCTCAGGGGAATGCCCATCGCGAAGGCCGTGTTGCGGCCAAGGTGCTGGTCAGGCAGGAAGAGGATCTTCGACTTCCGCGCAAAGGCCCACTCAAACGCGCCACGTGCGTTCGACGAGGTGCAGACCAGGCCGCCGCGCTCGCCACAGAAAGCCTTGATGGCTGCAGCAGAGTTCATGTAAGTCAGCGGCAGGATATCTTCGGTGAGCCCGGCACGCTCCAGCGAGTCCCAGCAGTCCTCGACCTGGCCGATCTCGGCCATGTCAGCCATCGAACAACCGGCGTTGAGATCGGGCAGGATCACCTGCTGGAATGGCTTCGCCAGCACGTCGGCTGTTTCCGCCATGAAGTGCACACCGCAGAAGATCATGTACTTCGCATCTGTCTGCGAGGCGACTTTCGACAATTTGTAGCTGTCGCCGGTGTAGTCGGCAAACCGGATCACCTCGTCGCGCTGGTAGTGGTGCCCCAGCAGGACGACGTCGGTTCCCAGTGTGGCGCGCGCTGCCGCAATGCGGGCGTCCATCGTGTGGTCCGGCTGCGAGAGATAGTGATCGAGGGAACAGGACTCTGTAGCTGCCAATGCCGCGGGCTGTGCCGCGACCTCTTCCAGTAAAACGCTCAAGTTACTCCGCCTTCAGTCTCACCGAAGCGTCGGGGGCCGATCGACTGGCTCCGTCATTTGCCTCTGAGACGGGGATGTTGAAAGCATGCACTGCATGGTTGCAGTGGACTCGCTGTACCGGCTTTGCAGCCATTACCCAGCCCACGGGGATGTTGCAACCTGTTTCTTACCGCTTACTGCACCTGCCAGCGGCCGTCGCCGCTTTACATCATTGGACGCATAGGCAAGGGAAAAGAAGCATCTTTTCCCGCTACGCCGTACACCATTCATCTTACAACAGTGTAAAGGCGGGGGGGTGGACGTTGTTTGCACCTCGCCCGAGGCCGTATCATGGAATCCAAGTATGCCGAGCCTCGGCGATAGCGCCTTTCTATTTATCCTCGCCCTCATCCTCTTCGGTCCGAAGAAGTTGCCCGAACTTGCGCGCCAGTTGGGCAAATTGATGGGTGAGTTCCGCCGTGCTTCCAACGAGTTCCGTATGCAGATGGAAGAAGAACTGCGCGTCTCCGAGCAACAGGAGCAGCAAAAGAAGATCGCCGCGATGGAAGCCGCCGCGCCTGCTGCGCCGGCGCTGGAGTCCAACTCCGAAAATACTATCGCTGCTCCGGCCGAGAACGTTTCAACGGAGACACCGGCAGAAGGTACTTCTCAAGAACCTCTCCCCATAGCCACTTCGGGCGAACTGAATCTGATGCCGCCGTCCACCGGGCTTCCTGTAGCCAGCTCGACATCGGTGTCGCATGCCTTTGACTCGGTTCCTCATGTTGAGGACCCTGAGCTATCCCAGAACCACATCGTGACCGACCGCTCTGAAGGCCACACGCCGGATGCTCCCGATCACACCGCAGACCACACTGTAAGCGAGGCCCAAGTTCATGGCTGATCTGGTCGACCGCGCTCGCGCCGCTGTTACGGACCGCGCCGAGCTGCCAGGCATGAGCCTGATGGAGCATCTTACGGAGCTGCGCACGCGGCTCATCCACTCCGTTGTCTATCTGCTGATAGGCTTTGTCGTTGCCTACATCTTTCATGAACGGCTCTATGGCTTTGTACAAGCTCCGCTTGACCAGCTTCATATTGATCTGAACTTCACACATCCTACAGATGGCCTCAACCTGTATCTCAAAACATCGCTAGTGGCGGGTGCGATTCTTGCGTCACCGTTCATTCTGTACCAGATATGGCTTTTCATTTCGCCCGGAATGTATGCCAACGAAAAGCGCTATGTAGTCCCTTTCATGGGGGCGACGATAGGCCTCTTTTTTGCCGGCGCGTGGTTTGGATACCGCTGGGTGCTTCCTGGCGCGATCAAGGTGCTTGTCCTCGAGTTCGGCAAACGATTTCATCCTATCCTCACCATTGAGGATTACACCGGCTTTTTCATGGCAGTCATCCTCGGCCTCGGTATCTGCTTTGAGCTGCCGATTCTCATCTTTTTTCTTTCACTCTTTGGCCTGGTTGATGCAAAGTTTCTTCTCAAGCATTTCCGCTATGCCGTGCTGATCATCTTCGTTATCGCCGCAGTCATCTGCCCTTCACCTGAGCCTACGGCGATGTGCCTTTTCGCATTGCCTATGCTTGCGTTGTATTTCCTCGGTGTTGGGGTTGCCTTCTTCGTCCATCCAAACCGTCGTAAGCCGAAAGAAGCCAACGTCGCATGAAGCG is a genomic window containing:
- the tatC gene encoding twin-arginine translocase subunit TatC; its protein translation is MADLVDRARAAVTDRAELPGMSLMEHLTELRTRLIHSVVYLLIGFVVAYIFHERLYGFVQAPLDQLHIDLNFTHPTDGLNLYLKTSLVAGAILASPFILYQIWLFISPGMYANEKRYVVPFMGATIGLFFAGAWFGYRWVLPGAIKVLVLEFGKRFHPILTIEDYTGFFMAVILGLGICFELPILIFFLSLFGLVDAKFLLKHFRYAVLIIFVIAAVICPSPEPTAMCLFALPMLALYFLGVGVAFFVHPNRRKPKEANVA
- the nadA gene encoding quinolinate synthase NadA; protein product: MSVLLEEVAAQPAALAATESCSLDHYLSQPDHTMDARIAAARATLGTDVVLLGHHYQRDEVIRFADYTGDSYKLSKVASQTDAKYMIFCGVHFMAETADVLAKPFQQVILPDLNAGCSMADMAEIGQVEDCWDSLERAGLTEDILPLTYMNSAAAIKAFCGERGGLVCTSSNARGAFEWAFARKSKILFLPDQHLGRNTAFAMGIPLSEMVVWDPYQINGGVMPDRLKAAKVILWKGHCSVHQRFLPEHVDRIRATYPDMQVIVHPECRWEVCQKADAIGSTERIIDVIEKAPEGASFAVGTEIHLVNRMAKRFAPLGKKIITLDDSGCLCTTMYRISPQHLAWSLENLVQGNVVNRIKVDDDVKHWAKVALDRMLEVKA
- a CDS encoding Sec-independent protein translocase subunit TatA/TatB; the protein is MPSLGDSAFLFILALILFGPKKLPELARQLGKLMGEFRRASNEFRMQMEEELRVSEQQEQQKKIAAMEAAAPAAPALESNSENTIAAPAENVSTETPAEGTSQEPLPIATSGELNLMPPSTGLPVASSTSVSHAFDSVPHVEDPELSQNHIVTDRSEGHTPDAPDHTADHTVSEAQVHG